A genome region from Triticum aestivum cultivar Chinese Spring chromosome 2B, IWGSC CS RefSeq v2.1, whole genome shotgun sequence includes the following:
- the LOC123044010 gene encoding uncharacterized protein isoform X1, protein MPKRPRKREHGGGRERLYLVFDDWCHGYSIRKVNLLPGENHQRTAFSDQDDQDKVPHFPRPFFRMVAPRESPKYFTSAFGTRILAMHPRDPEGDLLEGYFPMLDVRSRCVTTGPGQRDLFYPIYHLPVGNKLFTMSFYSFEMLCLESFEMLCLEELSAKVSHRDSSKEWSWKELEQQPFNVCDVTSYSLHPEERTFLISTKEDTTEATYSFDTERHSWKLLGNWVLPFDGQGHFDQHLKAFVGLSKEPDTLGQIYCCDVPIYGTPEGRCPVPSMNLCKENLFISGDPMDKHVGATLVYMGGVSKFCLVQCVNKEVRVPGLSLPGSWMYRLTTFSLSLDDQRKELTTGDTCHSQYYKVPKATTKSLLVQDPVAFWM, encoded by the coding sequence ATGCCAAAGCGGCCGCGGAAACGTGAGCATGGCGGCGGCCGTGAGCGACTTTACCTTGTCTTTGATGACTGGTGCCatggatatagcatccgcaaggtAAACTTGTTGCCCGGCGAGAACCATCAGCGGACTGCTTTCTCAGACCAAGACGACCAAGACAAGGTGCCACATTTTCCTCGGCCTTTCTTCCGCATGGTGGCGCCTCGTGAATCTCCTAAGTACTTCACATCAGCCTTTGGCACCAGGATCTTGGCCATGCATCCGAGAGATCCCGAGGGTGACTTGTTGGAAGGTTACTTCCCCATGTTGGACGTCCGCTCGCGGTGCGTCACCACTGGCCCTGGGCAGAGAGATCTTTTTTATCCCATCTACCACCTCCCGGTCGGCAACAAGCTATTCACTATGAGCTTTTACTCCTTCGAGATGCTCTGCTTGGAGTCCTTCGAGATGCTCTGCTTGGAGGAGCTCTCAGCCAAGGTATCGCATCGGGATTCCAGCAAAGAGTGGTCGTGGAAAGAGCTCGAGCAGCAGCCATTTAATGTTTGTGACGTCACTTCCTACTCCTTGCACCCTGAAGAACGGACCTTCCTCATCAGCACCAAGGAGGACACCACCGAGGCCACCTATAGTTTTGACACGGAGAGGCATTCATGGAAACTACTTGGCAATTGGGTTCTGCCCTTTGACGGCCAGGGTCACTTTGACCAGCACCTCAAGGCCTTTGTCGGGCTCTCCAAAGAACCGGACACCCTCGGCCAAATTTACTGCTGCGACGTGCCCATCTATGGTACCCCTGAAGGGCGGTGCCCTGTCCCTTCGATGAATCTCTGCAAGGAGAATCTGTTCATTTCTGGTGACCCAATGGATAAGCATGTAGGTGCTACCCTTGTCTATATGGGAGGCGTGAGCAAATTCTGTCTCGTGCAGTGTGTCAACAAGGAGGTGAGGGTTCCTGGTTTGAGCCTACCTGGTTCCTGGATGTATCGTCTCACAACATTCTCTCTCAGCCTGGACGATCAGCGTAAAGAACTGACGACTGGCGATACCTGTCACTCGCAGTACTACAAAGTGCCCAAAGCAACCACCAAGTCGTTACTCGTTCAAGATCCTGTGGCATTTTGGATGTAG
- the LOC123044010 gene encoding uncharacterized protein isoform X2, translating into MHPRDPEGDLLEGYFPMLDVRSRCVTTGPGQRDLFYPIYHLPVGNKLFTMSFYSFEMLCLESFEMLCLEELSAKVSHRDSSKEWSWKELEQQPFNVCDVTSYSLHPEERTFLISTKEDTTEATYSFDTERHSWKLLGNWVLPFDGQGHFDQHLKAFVGLSKEPDTLGQIYCCDVPIYGTPEGRCPVPSMNLCKENLFISGDPMDKHVGATLVYMGGVSKFCLVQCVNKEVRVPGLSLPGSWMYRLTTFSLSLDDQRKELTTGDTCHSQYYKVPKATTKSLLVQDPVAFWM; encoded by the coding sequence ATGCATCCGAGAGATCCCGAGGGTGACTTGTTGGAAGGTTACTTCCCCATGTTGGACGTCCGCTCGCGGTGCGTCACCACTGGCCCTGGGCAGAGAGATCTTTTTTATCCCATCTACCACCTCCCGGTCGGCAACAAGCTATTCACTATGAGCTTTTACTCCTTCGAGATGCTCTGCTTGGAGTCCTTCGAGATGCTCTGCTTGGAGGAGCTCTCAGCCAAGGTATCGCATCGGGATTCCAGCAAAGAGTGGTCGTGGAAAGAGCTCGAGCAGCAGCCATTTAATGTTTGTGACGTCACTTCCTACTCCTTGCACCCTGAAGAACGGACCTTCCTCATCAGCACCAAGGAGGACACCACCGAGGCCACCTATAGTTTTGACACGGAGAGGCATTCATGGAAACTACTTGGCAATTGGGTTCTGCCCTTTGACGGCCAGGGTCACTTTGACCAGCACCTCAAGGCCTTTGTCGGGCTCTCCAAAGAACCGGACACCCTCGGCCAAATTTACTGCTGCGACGTGCCCATCTATGGTACCCCTGAAGGGCGGTGCCCTGTCCCTTCGATGAATCTCTGCAAGGAGAATCTGTTCATTTCTGGTGACCCAATGGATAAGCATGTAGGTGCTACCCTTGTCTATATGGGAGGCGTGAGCAAATTCTGTCTCGTGCAGTGTGTCAACAAGGAGGTGAGGGTTCCTGGTTTGAGCCTACCTGGTTCCTGGATGTATCGTCTCACAACATTCTCTCTCAGCCTGGACGATCAGCGTAAAGAACTGACGACTGGCGATACCTGTCACTCGCAGTACTACAAAGTGCCCAAAGCAACCACCAAGTCGTTACTCGTTCAAGATCCTGTGGCATTTTGGATGTAG